The following coding sequences lie in one Rutidosis leptorrhynchoides isolate AG116_Rl617_1_P2 chromosome 4, CSIRO_AGI_Rlap_v1, whole genome shotgun sequence genomic window:
- the LOC139839965 gene encoding ureide permease 1-like produces MYIVESKSGAIACMLFALFFLGTWPAILTQLERRGRLPQHSYLDYTITNLLAAVIIAFTFGQLGPTNDAKPNFLVQLSQSNWPSILFAMAGGVFLSLGNLSTQYAWAFVGLSVTEVIACSITVVIGTTLNYFLDDKINRAEVLFPGVACFLIAVCLGSLVHASNAKDNKVKLDKLGDSNMGENGPTSNGTNSNSREDLENGSLILEEKAKAGTANFLIALENRRSIKVFGRSTFIGLIVCIFAGVCISLFSPAFNLATNDQWHTLNDGVPHLSVYTSFFYFSSSSFVIGVILNITFLYRPAFNLPPSSIKSYLNDWDGRGWAFLAGFLCGLGNGLQLMGGQAAGFAAADAVEALPLVSTFWGVIFFGEYRKSSKRTYVLLVSMLSMFIVAVGVLMASAGERKH; encoded by the exons ATGTATATAGTGGAAAGTAAAAGTGGAGCTATAGCATGTATGCTATTTGCACTGTTTTTTCTTGGAACGTGGCCCGCAATTTTAACGCAGTTAGAAAGACGTGGCAGGTTACCTCAACACAGTTATCTTGATTACACAATCACTAATCTTCTGGCTGCTGTGATAATCGCATTTACGTTTGGGCAATTAGGACCTACTAATGATGCTAAACCCAACTTTTTAGTACAGCTTTCTCAG AGTAATTGGCCAAGTATATTGTTCGCTATGGCGGGTGGTGTATTTTTAAGTCTTGGAAATTTGTCGACACAATATGCTTGGGCGTTTGTTGGTTTATCGGTAACTGAGGTGATTGCCTGCAGTATTACTGTCGTCatag GTACAACGTTGAATTACTTTCTAGATGACAAGATAAACAGAGCCGAAGTACTTTTCCCAGGCGTTGCGTGTTTCTTGATTGCTGTTTGTCTTGGTTCATTGGTGCATGCGTCGAATGCCAAAGATAATAAAGTAAAACTTGATAAATTAGGAGATTCTAACATGGGCGAAAATGG ACCAACCAGTAATGGAACGAACTCGAATTCAA GAGAGGATTTGGAAAATGGATCTCTCATATTGGAGGAGAAAGCTAAAGCAGGGACTGCTAATTTTCTTATTGCGCTCGAAAACCGAAGATCAATTAAG GTGTTTGGGAGAAGCACTTTTATTGGTTTAATCGTATGTATATTTGCTGGAGTTTGTATCTCTCTATTCTCTCCGGCATTTAATCTTGCAACGAACGATCAATGGCATACATTAAACGATGGGGTTCCTCACTTGAGTGTCTACACATCGTTTTTCTACTTTTCTTCCTCCAGTTTTGTGATTGGTGTAATTTTGAATATTACATTTCTTTACCGCCCTGCGTTCAACTTGCCACCATCATCAATCAAATCGTATTTGAACGACTGGGATGGTCGAGGTTGGGCGTTTCTTGCCGGTTTTTTGTGCGGTCTTGGAAACGGTCTCCAGTTAATGGGAGGCCAAGCTGCTGGTTTTGCTGCTGCCGATGCAGTTGAG GCTCTTCCACTTGTGAGTACCTTTTGGGGAGTGATATTTTTTGGTGAATATCGTAAATCGTCCAAGAGAACGTATGTGTTACTTGTAAGCATGTTGTCGATGTTTATTGTGGCTGTTGGAGTTCTAATGGCGTCAGCTGGAGAACGAAAACATTGA
- the LOC139840843 gene encoding uncharacterized protein, with product MNVDCFQWITNSGKYVNFSSHQVWIDLKADNVKVNWAHVIWFNYLDPKQAFIIWLAKLNRLTTHDRLENWISGQNFKCALCGLVKDSVCHLFFSCEYSSKVWRKIKERIIFKGIPNSLPEIMNELAKFPVSNHIWSIINRWVVAACVYFIWQERNFRMFRNEERKEDVICSVIVNFVQCKLMSIKVKKSSAVMKAASLWNMRWIDNKLVLN from the coding sequence ATGAATGTGGATTGTTTTCAATGGATTACAAATTCTGGCAAGTATGTTAATTTTTCTTCCCATCAGGTCTGGATTGATCTAAAAGCTGATAATGTTAAAGTGAATTGGGCTCATGTTATTTGGTTCAATTATTTGGATCCAAAGCAGGCATTTATCATATGGTTAGCCAAGCTCAACAGGCTAACCACTCATGATAGGTTGGAGAATTGGATCTCAGGTCAGAATTTTAAATGTGCTCTATGTGGACTGGTGAAGGATTCTGTTTGTCATTTGTTTTTCTCTTGTGAATATAGTAGTAAGGTTTGGAgaaagattaaagaaagaattatttTTAAAGGTATTCCTAATTCCCTGCCTGAGATTATGAATGAGTTGGCTAAATTCCCTGTTTCGAATCATATTTGGAGTATTATAAACAGATGGGTGGTAGCAGCTTGTGTTTACTTTATATGGCAGGAAAGAAACTTTAGGATGTTTAGAAatgaagaaagaaaagaagatgTCATATGTTCTGTTATTGTGAATTTTGTGCAGTGCAAATTGATGAGTATCAAAgtgaagaaatcttctgctgtgatgAAGGCTGCGAGTTTGTGGAACATGAGGTGGATTGATAATAAATTGGTGTTGAATTAG
- the LOC139839968 gene encoding magnesium transporter MRS2-5, producing MEESRNPFLQSNIIESANSFSARFNPGKRGRQNFIGPGFLGLKKRGHALGNRSWIKIEQNGNSKVVELDKATVMRHCSLPARDLRLLDPLFIYPSTILGREKAIVVSLEQIRCIITADEVFLMNSLDGSVVQYKSELCKRIQQEKYHSDDLPFEFRALELALEFTCLTLDTQVKELEMEIHPVLDELAKSISTLNLERVRRFKGHLLALTQRVQKVCDEIEQLMNDDGDMAEMYLTEKKQRNSCNDLYDQVQGNNHVGLVVGLGSKSAPVSPVGSLSGANNLQRAFSNVSAHKPGSLLSSSATGETENIDQLEMLLEAYFVGIDNTLNKLLSLKEYIDDTEDLINIKLGNVQNKLIKFELLLTAATFLATVFAVVTAVFGMNFEDDVFDEPNRFNWVVSISATLCAVMYICFLIYFKHKKVFPL from the exons ATGGAAGAATCACGCAATCCGTTTCTGCAATCTAATATAATCGAGTCTGCTAATAGTTTTAGTGCGAGATTTAATCCCGGTAAACGTGGGCGCCAGAACTTTATCGGGCCTGGTTTTCTGGGGTTAAAGAAACGAGGTCATGCTCTTGGGAACCGTTCGTGGATTAAAATTGAGCAAAATGGGAACTCGAAAGTTGTAGAGTTAGATAAGGCTACTGTAATGAGACATTGTTCTTTGCCTGCGCGAGATCTTCGTCTATTGGATCCTCTTTTTATATATCCGTCTACTATATTAGGTCGTGAGAAAGCTATTGTGGTTAGTCTTGAACAGATTCGATGTATAATCACGGCTGATGAGGTGTTTCTTATGAATTCATTGGATGGATCTGTTGTTCAGTATAAATCTGAATTGTGTAAACGAATTCAGCAAGAGAAGTATCACTCAG ATGACTTGCCATTCGAGTTTAGGGCATTGGAACTAGCGTTGGAGTTTACGTGTCTCACTCTTGATACTCAG GTGAAAGAGTTAGAAATGGAAATTCATCCTGTGCTTGATGAACTAGCAAAATCAATAAGCACTCTCAATCTTGAACGTGTGCGTAGATTTAAAGGCCACCTTCTTGCATTGACTCAACGGGTCCAAAAG GTCTGCGATGAGATAGAACAGCTAATGAATGATGATGGTGATATGGCTGAGATGTATCTAACTGAGAAGAAACAAAGGAACTCATGTAATGATCTATATGATCAAGTACAAGGAAATAATCATGTTGGGCTTGTTGTGGGATTAGGATCAAAATCTGCACCCGTATCTCCTGTGGGGTCCTTAAGCGGTGCAAATAATTTGCAAAGGGCGTTTAGTAATGTTAGTGCACATAAAcctggaagcttgttgagttcatcTGCAACTGGTGAAACTGAAAACATTGATCAACTTGAGATGTTGTTGGAAGCATACTTTGTTGGAATTGACAATACTCTAAACAAGTTGCTTTCG CTCAAGGAATATATAGATGACACTGAAGATCTGATCAACATTAAACTG GGAAATGTTCAGAATAAGCTGATTAAGTTCGAGCTGCTGTTGACTGCGGCTACTTTTTTGGCTACCGTATTTGCTGTGGTGACAGCAGTTTTTGGAATGAACTTTGAAGATGATGTGTTCGACGAACCAAACAGATTTAATTGGGTAGTTTCTATCAGTGCAACATTATGTGCAGTCATGTATATCTGTTTCCTGATTTATTTCAAACATAAGAAAGTGTTCCCTCTGTAG